From the Paramormyrops kingsleyae isolate MSU_618 chromosome 7, PKINGS_0.4, whole genome shotgun sequence genome, one window contains:
- the fam163ba gene encoding protein FAM163B: MTAGTVVITGGILATVILLCIIAVLCYCRLQYYCCKKEESESEEEEPDFAVTSHLPPVHSNHNIIAATASANANGPALFTPPLARKLTRSQTFCPSCTHYEMPFYLQQPEGLRNGGQRLSLRGAPTRRDMELPTELPNYHKLNLTRAVTMREMFTRSCSISTDV; this comes from the exons ATGACAGCCGGGACAGTGGTCATCACAGGTGGAATTTTAGCTACAGTAATTTTACTGTGCATCATTGCAGTCCTGTGTTACTGTAGGCTACAG TATTATTGCTGCAAAAaggaggagtcggagtcggaggaggaggagcctgACTTTGCGGTGACGTCACACCTGCCGCCCGTTCACTCCAACCACAACATCATTGCAGCGACGGCGTCGGCAAACGCCAACGGGCCCGCGCTCTTCACGCCGCCGCTGGCCCGCAAGCTGACGCGCTCGCAGACCTTCTGTCCATCCTGCACTCACTACGAGATGCCCTTCTACCTACAGCAGCCCGAGGGCCTGCGCAATGGCGGCCAGCGCCTCAGCCTCCGGGGGGCGCCAACGCGGCGCGATATGGAGCTGCCCACCGAACTACCAAACTACCACAAGCTCAACCTCACACGCGCCGTCACCATGAGGGAAATGTTCACGCGCAGCTGCAGCATCAGCACCGACGTGTAG